One region of Phragmites australis chromosome 18, lpPhrAust1.1, whole genome shotgun sequence genomic DNA includes:
- the LOC133898692 gene encoding uncharacterized protein LOC133898692 yields MGGAGRGNVGLQKPADLRLTLPLLNEGGAHVREGLDDDRALGPLRAPSAEALGVPDCCPVGTALAEAVRPILEVLGAGSTGSGCSGAASALGSGQGGACGSSSAGALYGSISVGALYGSSSASALGSGAGVGPGASGHPWSPAASLGGLKANKDTLPCRPWSLGSSAWDLASAEEPITGGGPASALAIDPLERRPWSPGSRAPDLASFVDPALDDWPPWPPSFAPPTDGRCRGGDGNDKDVSWGTKAQGHFPLSPGAAGPLLAALPPPA; encoded by the exons ATGGGCGGCGCGGGCCGCGGCAATGTGGGCCTCCAAAAGCCAGCTGACCTCCGCCTgacgctccctctcctcaacgaGGGCGGCGCG cacgttcGGGAGGGGCTGGACGACgaccgggcgctgggtcccctacgAGCCCCCTCTGCCGaagcgctcggggtccccgattgcTGCCCCGTCGGCACCGCCCTCGCCGAGGCCGTCCGCCCCATCCTCGAAGTGCTCGGAGCAGGCTCGACCGGTTCTGGCTGCTCGGGTGCGGCCTCTGCCCTCGGTtcggggcagggcggcgcctgcggctccAGCTCGGCCGGCGCGCTCTACGGCTCCATTTCGGTTGGCGCGCTCTACGGCTCCAGCTCGGccagcgcgctcggctcgggggcagGAGTCGGCCCTGGCGCCTCCGGCCATCcctggtctccggcggcgtcccTCGGCGGCCTGAAAGCAAACAAAG ACACGCtcccgtgccggccttggtctctgggctcTAGCGCCTGGGACCTCGCCTCCGCTGAGGAGCCCATCACCGGCGGCGGGCCGGCTTCGGCACTCGCTATAGACCCGCTCGagcgccggccttggtctccgggttccagagCCCCAGACCTCGCCTCCTTCGTGGACCCCGCGCTGGATGACTGGCCGCCCTGGCCTCCCTCCTTTGCGCCGCCCACCGACGGTCGCTGCCGTGGAGGTGACGGCAATGACAAGGATGTCAGCTGGGGCACGAAAGCCCAGGGGCACTTTCCTTTGTCCCCTGGCGCCGCCGGTCCATTGCTGGCGGCGCTTCCTCcgccggcctga
- the LOC133898702 gene encoding uncharacterized protein LOC133898702, with protein sequence MAELHGMLKTAEESIKKSSSHVMMVQKDSKKRKRKDKAKTSDEISSSKPKPVGKPKASPAASDTCHHCHKTGHWRRNCKLYLEELKKKKGSKTSSSGTEKD encoded by the exons atggctgaattgcatgggatgctaaaaactgctgaggaaagcattaagaagagctctagtcatgtgatgatggttcaaaaggatagcaagaagagaaagcgcaaggacaaggctaaaacttcggatgagatctcgagttctaagcctaaacctgttggaaagcccaaggctagccctgccgcttctgacacttgccaccactgccataagactggtcattggcggaggaactgcaaattgtacttggaagaactcaaaaagaagaagggaagtaagacttcatcttcag ggactgaaaaggactag